One Brassica oleracea var. oleracea cultivar TO1000 chromosome C7, BOL, whole genome shotgun sequence genomic window carries:
- the LOC106305671 gene encoding cleavage stimulation factor subunit 50, with protein sequence MENSGSLEQALQEGNILRQLNALIVAHLRHHNLSQVASDVASATMTPLNVEVSPTRLLELVAKGLAAENNGSLRGVSSSVLLPTSYGSVTNPRTASIDFSATHVKGSSKTLPKHESKQLSEHKSVVRCARFSSDGMFFATGGADTSIKLFEVPKVKQMLSGDTQARPLIRSFYDHAEPINDLDFHARSTILVSSAKDNCIKFFDFSKTTAKRAFKVFQDTHNVRSVSFHPSGEFLLAGTDHAVPHLYDVNTYQCFLPSTFPDSGVNGAINQVRYSSTGSVYVTASKDGSIRLFDGVSAKCVRSISSAHGKSEVTSAVFTRDQRFVLSSGKDSTVKLWEIASGRMVKEYLGAKRLKLRSQAIFNDTEEFVISIDEGNNEVVTWDARTAEKVAKWPSNHNGVPRWVEHSPVESVFVTCGTTDRSVRFWKESV encoded by the exons ATGGAGAATAGTGGCAGTTTAGAGCAAGCTCTGCAAGAGGGAAACATCTTGAGGCAACTCAATGCCCTCATCGTGGCTCATCTCCGTCACCATAATCTCTCACAG GTTGCAAGTGATGTTGCTTCAGCCACCATGACACCATTGAATGTTGAGGTTTCTCCAACCCGTCTTCTGGAGCTTGTTGCAAAG GGTCTTGCAGCGGAGAACAACGGGTCACTGAGAGGTGTTTCTTCATCAGTCTTGTTACCCACTTCTTATGGATCAGTCACTAATCCTCGCACAGCTTCTATTGACTTCAG TGCTACTCATGTAAAGGGCTCTTCAAAAACTCTCCCAAAGCATGAATCAAAGCAGCTATCAGAGCACAAG AGCGTCGTCAGGTGTGCAAGATTTAGTTCTGATGGAATGTTTTTTGCAACCGGCGGTGCAGACACATCTATTAAGCTCTTTGAG GTGCCAAAAGTAAAGCAGATGCTTTCAGGAGATACTCAAGCTCGACCATTAATACGAAGTTTTTATGATCATGCTGAA CCAATAAACGATCTTGATTTCCACGCTCGGAGCACAATCCTAGTATCCAGTGCCAAAGACAACTGTATAAA GTTCTTCGACTTCTCTAAAACAACAGCTAAACGAGCATTTAAAGTTTTTCAG GATACACATAACGTGCGCTCTGTGTCTTTCCATCCTTCTGGAGAGTTTCTTCTTGCAG GAACTGATCATGCGGTTCCACATCTGTACGATGTAAACACTTATCAATGCTTCCTTCCTTCAACTTTCCCAGACAGTGGAGTAAATGGAGCCATTAATCAG GTGCGGTATTCTTCAACTGGATCCGTCTACGTTACAGCCTCAAAGGATGGATCTATTCGACTCTTTGATGGGGTAAGCGCAAAGTGTGTACGCTCCATTAGCAGTGCACATGGAAAATCAGAGGTCACTAGTGCTGTATTCACCAGAGATCAAAG GTTTGTTCTCTCGTCTGGTAAGGATTCTACGGTTAAGCTATGGGAAATAGCTTCTGGTCGAATGGTCAAGGAGTACCTCGGAGCAAAGAGGTTAAAACTGCGGTCTCAG GCAATCTTTAATGACACGGAAGAGTTTGTAATCTCCATAGATGAAGGAAACAATGAGGTCGTTACGTGGGATGCGAGAACAGCAGAGAAAGTGGCAAAGTGGCCTTCAAACCATAACGGTGTACCGCGGTGGGTCGAGCACTCACCGGTTGAATCAGTCTTTGTTACTTGTGGAACCACAGATAGATCAGTTCGGTTCTGGAAGG